The following proteins are co-located in the Eleginops maclovinus isolate JMC-PN-2008 ecotype Puerto Natales chromosome 1, JC_Emac_rtc_rv5, whole genome shotgun sequence genome:
- the abtb1 gene encoding ankyrin repeat and BTB/POZ domain-containing protein 1 isoform X4 yields the protein MQRDDYNYFLHMLLEQGLHSDVKFLVHGQIFTAHRCVLSARSEYFTDMFETKWKGKNLITLKHPLVNPSAFGAILQYSYTGRMDIDISLVEDCRRLAKQCKMEVFIEELENKCKQLYEFVSNKPGICVKVLTLEPHISQLQEEMAQLADCALPIELRVGFGELPFNGVDSFPTYPDFCFRVDGFDFLCHKAFFCGRSDYFKALLEDHFSEGEQLQSQPSTPVITLHNISHEIFIHVMFYIYTDNTELITEDVFDVLCVADMYLLPGLKRLCGKTLAKTICEDNVLYMWKMAKLFRLSRLEDQCTEFMAKIIERLVEQEEFAEIIKEDAASVEDRHETDSIPLVDEICFHIASNVQTYSAIEEANQRLEALEELLTSINIEC from the exons ATGCAGAGGGATGATTATAACTACTTCCTGCATAT gTTACTGGAGCAGGGTCTACACAGCGATGTCAAGTTCCTGGTTCATGGACAAATATTTACAGCCCACCGATGTGTTCTCAGCGCTCGCTCAGAGTACTTCACTGATATGTTTGAGACCAAATGGAAAGGGAAGAACCTGATCACACTCAAACATCCGTTG GTGAACCCTTCAGCTTTCGGAGCGATCctgcagtattcctacactg GACGAATGGATATTGATATAAGCCTTGTGGAGGACTGCAGGCGACTCGCTAAACAGTGTAAAATGGAAGTCTTTATTGAGGAGctggaaaataaatgcaagcaGCTGTATGAATTTG TGTCCAACAAGCCAGGAATCTGTGTTAAGGTTCTCACCCTGGAGCCTCACATCTCTCAGCTTCAGGAGGAGATGGCTCAGTTAGCAGACTGTGCACTTCCCATTGAACTAAGA GTTGGATTTGGTGAACTTCCCTTTAACGGAGTCGACAGCTTCCCTACTTATCCTGACTTCTGCTTCAGGGTTGATGGTTTCGACTTCCTATGTCATAAG gcATTTTTCTGCGGACGTAGTGATTACTTTAAAGCCTTGCTGGAGGACCACTTCAGTGAGGGAGAGCAGCTGCAGTCCCAGCCCAGCACTCCAGTCATCACTTTACACAATATTTCCCATGAAATATTCATCCACGTCATGTTTTACATCTACACTGATAACACAGAG TTAATTACAGAGGATGTTTTTGATGTGCTGTGCGTGGCTGACATGTATCTGCTGCCGGGGCTGAAGCGTCTTTGTGGGAAGACCCTCGCTAAGACTATTTGTGAAGACAACGTTCTGTACATGTGGAAGATGGCAAAACTTTTCCGTCTCTCTCGGCTGGAAGATCAGTGCACCGAGTTCATGGCCAAAATCATTGAGCGG CTGGTGGAGCAGGAAGAGTTTGCAGAAATCATCAAAGAGGATGCTGCATCAGTGGAGGACCGACATGAGACTGACTCCATCCCCCTTGTGGATGAAATCTGTTTCCACATCGCCAGCAATGTGCAGACTTACAGCGCAATCGAGGAGGCTAATCAGAGACTGGAAGCCTTGGAGGAGCTGCTCACCAGCATCAATATTGAATGTTGA
- the abtb1 gene encoding ankyrin repeat and BTB/POZ domain-containing protein 1 isoform X3: protein MTNPIYLVEQRDVDLNVRDKWDSSPLYYACLCGHDELVQYLLASGARCEANTFDGERCLYSCLNESVPRLLKDYKCITVRAMQRDDYNYFLHMLLEQGLHSDVKFLVHGQIFTAHRCVLSARSEYFTDMFETKWKGKNLITLKHPLVNPSAFGAILQYSYTGRMDIDISLVEDCRRLAKQCKMEVFIEELENKCKQLYEFVSNKPGICVKVLTLEPHISQLQEEMAQLADCALPIELRVGFGELPFNGVDSFPTYPDFCFRVDGFDFLCHKAFFCGRSDYFKALLEDHFSEGEQLQSQPSTPVITLHNISHEIFIHVMFYIYTDNTELITEDVFDVLCVADMYLLPGLKRLCGKTLAKTICEDNVLYMWKMAKLFRLSRLEDQCTEFMAKIIERLVEQEEFAEIIKEDAASVEDRHETDSIPLVDEICFHIASNVQTYSAIEEANQRLEALEELLTSINIEC from the exons ATGACAAATCCAAT atATCTTGTTGAACAAAGAGACGTGGACCTCAATGTGAGAGATAAATGGGACAGCAGCCCTTT GTATTATGCTTGTCTCTGTGGCCATGATGAGCTGGTCCAGTACCTGTTGGCTAGTG GTGCTAGGTGTGAAGCCAACACGTTTGATGGCGAGAGGTGTTTGTATAGCTGTCTGAATGAATCAGTGCCACGCCTGCTCAAAGACTATAAGTGTATCACTGTGCGCGCCATGCAGAGGGATGATTATAACTACTTCCTGCATAT gTTACTGGAGCAGGGTCTACACAGCGATGTCAAGTTCCTGGTTCATGGACAAATATTTACAGCCCACCGATGTGTTCTCAGCGCTCGCTCAGAGTACTTCACTGATATGTTTGAGACCAAATGGAAAGGGAAGAACCTGATCACACTCAAACATCCGTTG GTGAACCCTTCAGCTTTCGGAGCGATCctgcagtattcctacactg GACGAATGGATATTGATATAAGCCTTGTGGAGGACTGCAGGCGACTCGCTAAACAGTGTAAAATGGAAGTCTTTATTGAGGAGctggaaaataaatgcaagcaGCTGTATGAATTTG TGTCCAACAAGCCAGGAATCTGTGTTAAGGTTCTCACCCTGGAGCCTCACATCTCTCAGCTTCAGGAGGAGATGGCTCAGTTAGCAGACTGTGCACTTCCCATTGAACTAAGA GTTGGATTTGGTGAACTTCCCTTTAACGGAGTCGACAGCTTCCCTACTTATCCTGACTTCTGCTTCAGGGTTGATGGTTTCGACTTCCTATGTCATAAG gcATTTTTCTGCGGACGTAGTGATTACTTTAAAGCCTTGCTGGAGGACCACTTCAGTGAGGGAGAGCAGCTGCAGTCCCAGCCCAGCACTCCAGTCATCACTTTACACAATATTTCCCATGAAATATTCATCCACGTCATGTTTTACATCTACACTGATAACACAGAG TTAATTACAGAGGATGTTTTTGATGTGCTGTGCGTGGCTGACATGTATCTGCTGCCGGGGCTGAAGCGTCTTTGTGGGAAGACCCTCGCTAAGACTATTTGTGAAGACAACGTTCTGTACATGTGGAAGATGGCAAAACTTTTCCGTCTCTCTCGGCTGGAAGATCAGTGCACCGAGTTCATGGCCAAAATCATTGAGCGG CTGGTGGAGCAGGAAGAGTTTGCAGAAATCATCAAAGAGGATGCTGCATCAGTGGAGGACCGACATGAGACTGACTCCATCCCCCTTGTGGATGAAATCTGTTTCCACATCGCCAGCAATGTGCAGACTTACAGCGCAATCGAGGAGGCTAATCAGAGACTGGAAGCCTTGGAGGAGCTGCTCACCAGCATCAATATTGAATGTTGA
- the abtb1 gene encoding ankyrin repeat and BTB/POZ domain-containing protein 1 isoform X1, translating to MTNCLASFSPCIAALLRPEMATAGDGELPKTCTFMRYLVEQRDVDLNVRDKWDSSPLYYACLCGHDELVQYLLASGARCEANTFDGERCLYSCLNESVPRLLKDYKCITVRAMQRDDYNYFLHMLLEQGLHSDVKFLVHGQIFTAHRCVLSARSEYFTDMFETKWKGKNLITLKHPLVNPSAFGAILQYSYTGRMDIDISLVEDCRRLAKQCKMEVFIEELENKCKQLYEFVSNKPGICVKVLTLEPHISQLQEEMAQLADCALPIELRVGFGELPFNGVDSFPTYPDFCFRVDGFDFLCHKAFFCGRSDYFKALLEDHFSEGEQLQSQPSTPVITLHNISHEIFIHVMFYIYTDNTELITEDVFDVLCVADMYLLPGLKRLCGKTLAKTICEDNVLYMWKMAKLFRLSRLEDQCTEFMAKIIERLVEQEEFAEIIKEDAASVEDRHETDSIPLVDEICFHIASNVQTYSAIEEANQRLEALEELLTSINIEC from the exons ATGACAAACTGTCTAGCTTCCTTTTCTCCATGCATAGCTGCTCTTCTCAGGCCAGAGATGGCTACCGCGGGGGATGGAGAGTTGCCAAAGACATGTACTTTCATGCG atATCTTGTTGAACAAAGAGACGTGGACCTCAATGTGAGAGATAAATGGGACAGCAGCCCTTT GTATTATGCTTGTCTCTGTGGCCATGATGAGCTGGTCCAGTACCTGTTGGCTAGTG GTGCTAGGTGTGAAGCCAACACGTTTGATGGCGAGAGGTGTTTGTATAGCTGTCTGAATGAATCAGTGCCACGCCTGCTCAAAGACTATAAGTGTATCACTGTGCGCGCCATGCAGAGGGATGATTATAACTACTTCCTGCATAT gTTACTGGAGCAGGGTCTACACAGCGATGTCAAGTTCCTGGTTCATGGACAAATATTTACAGCCCACCGATGTGTTCTCAGCGCTCGCTCAGAGTACTTCACTGATATGTTTGAGACCAAATGGAAAGGGAAGAACCTGATCACACTCAAACATCCGTTG GTGAACCCTTCAGCTTTCGGAGCGATCctgcagtattcctacactg GACGAATGGATATTGATATAAGCCTTGTGGAGGACTGCAGGCGACTCGCTAAACAGTGTAAAATGGAAGTCTTTATTGAGGAGctggaaaataaatgcaagcaGCTGTATGAATTTG TGTCCAACAAGCCAGGAATCTGTGTTAAGGTTCTCACCCTGGAGCCTCACATCTCTCAGCTTCAGGAGGAGATGGCTCAGTTAGCAGACTGTGCACTTCCCATTGAACTAAGA GTTGGATTTGGTGAACTTCCCTTTAACGGAGTCGACAGCTTCCCTACTTATCCTGACTTCTGCTTCAGGGTTGATGGTTTCGACTTCCTATGTCATAAG gcATTTTTCTGCGGACGTAGTGATTACTTTAAAGCCTTGCTGGAGGACCACTTCAGTGAGGGAGAGCAGCTGCAGTCCCAGCCCAGCACTCCAGTCATCACTTTACACAATATTTCCCATGAAATATTCATCCACGTCATGTTTTACATCTACACTGATAACACAGAG TTAATTACAGAGGATGTTTTTGATGTGCTGTGCGTGGCTGACATGTATCTGCTGCCGGGGCTGAAGCGTCTTTGTGGGAAGACCCTCGCTAAGACTATTTGTGAAGACAACGTTCTGTACATGTGGAAGATGGCAAAACTTTTCCGTCTCTCTCGGCTGGAAGATCAGTGCACCGAGTTCATGGCCAAAATCATTGAGCGG CTGGTGGAGCAGGAAGAGTTTGCAGAAATCATCAAAGAGGATGCTGCATCAGTGGAGGACCGACATGAGACTGACTCCATCCCCCTTGTGGATGAAATCTGTTTCCACATCGCCAGCAATGTGCAGACTTACAGCGCAATCGAGGAGGCTAATCAGAGACTGGAAGCCTTGGAGGAGCTGCTCACCAGCATCAATATTGAATGTTGA
- the abtb1 gene encoding ankyrin repeat and BTB/POZ domain-containing protein 1 isoform X2, producing MDVSDLFSSCKKGDIFRVRYLVEQRDVDLNVRDKWDSSPLYYACLCGHDELVQYLLASGARCEANTFDGERCLYSCLNESVPRLLKDYKCITVRAMQRDDYNYFLHMLLEQGLHSDVKFLVHGQIFTAHRCVLSARSEYFTDMFETKWKGKNLITLKHPLVNPSAFGAILQYSYTGRMDIDISLVEDCRRLAKQCKMEVFIEELENKCKQLYEFVSNKPGICVKVLTLEPHISQLQEEMAQLADCALPIELRVGFGELPFNGVDSFPTYPDFCFRVDGFDFLCHKAFFCGRSDYFKALLEDHFSEGEQLQSQPSTPVITLHNISHEIFIHVMFYIYTDNTELITEDVFDVLCVADMYLLPGLKRLCGKTLAKTICEDNVLYMWKMAKLFRLSRLEDQCTEFMAKIIERLVEQEEFAEIIKEDAASVEDRHETDSIPLVDEICFHIASNVQTYSAIEEANQRLEALEELLTSINIEC from the exons ATGGATGTGTCCGACCTGTTTAGTAGTTGCAAAAAGGGCGACATTTTTAGAGTCAG atATCTTGTTGAACAAAGAGACGTGGACCTCAATGTGAGAGATAAATGGGACAGCAGCCCTTT GTATTATGCTTGTCTCTGTGGCCATGATGAGCTGGTCCAGTACCTGTTGGCTAGTG GTGCTAGGTGTGAAGCCAACACGTTTGATGGCGAGAGGTGTTTGTATAGCTGTCTGAATGAATCAGTGCCACGCCTGCTCAAAGACTATAAGTGTATCACTGTGCGCGCCATGCAGAGGGATGATTATAACTACTTCCTGCATAT gTTACTGGAGCAGGGTCTACACAGCGATGTCAAGTTCCTGGTTCATGGACAAATATTTACAGCCCACCGATGTGTTCTCAGCGCTCGCTCAGAGTACTTCACTGATATGTTTGAGACCAAATGGAAAGGGAAGAACCTGATCACACTCAAACATCCGTTG GTGAACCCTTCAGCTTTCGGAGCGATCctgcagtattcctacactg GACGAATGGATATTGATATAAGCCTTGTGGAGGACTGCAGGCGACTCGCTAAACAGTGTAAAATGGAAGTCTTTATTGAGGAGctggaaaataaatgcaagcaGCTGTATGAATTTG TGTCCAACAAGCCAGGAATCTGTGTTAAGGTTCTCACCCTGGAGCCTCACATCTCTCAGCTTCAGGAGGAGATGGCTCAGTTAGCAGACTGTGCACTTCCCATTGAACTAAGA GTTGGATTTGGTGAACTTCCCTTTAACGGAGTCGACAGCTTCCCTACTTATCCTGACTTCTGCTTCAGGGTTGATGGTTTCGACTTCCTATGTCATAAG gcATTTTTCTGCGGACGTAGTGATTACTTTAAAGCCTTGCTGGAGGACCACTTCAGTGAGGGAGAGCAGCTGCAGTCCCAGCCCAGCACTCCAGTCATCACTTTACACAATATTTCCCATGAAATATTCATCCACGTCATGTTTTACATCTACACTGATAACACAGAG TTAATTACAGAGGATGTTTTTGATGTGCTGTGCGTGGCTGACATGTATCTGCTGCCGGGGCTGAAGCGTCTTTGTGGGAAGACCCTCGCTAAGACTATTTGTGAAGACAACGTTCTGTACATGTGGAAGATGGCAAAACTTTTCCGTCTCTCTCGGCTGGAAGATCAGTGCACCGAGTTCATGGCCAAAATCATTGAGCGG CTGGTGGAGCAGGAAGAGTTTGCAGAAATCATCAAAGAGGATGCTGCATCAGTGGAGGACCGACATGAGACTGACTCCATCCCCCTTGTGGATGAAATCTGTTTCCACATCGCCAGCAATGTGCAGACTTACAGCGCAATCGAGGAGGCTAATCAGAGACTGGAAGCCTTGGAGGAGCTGCTCACCAGCATCAATATTGAATGTTGA